A stretch of the Sulfurimonas sp. HSL3-1 genome encodes the following:
- the leuB gene encoding 3-isopropylmalate dehydrogenase — MKTYNIALIKGDGIGPEIIDEAVKVLDAVAARFDFSMRYEEVLMGGSAYDVTGDPLPQETINVSLNADAVLFGAIGGEKWDNLPREKRPESGLLRFRKELGVFANLRPAVVYDELVNASSLKPEVVKGVDLMVVRELIGGIYFGEPKGWEGDKAYNTMVYTKPEVVRIAHTAFKIAMERGKKVCSVDKANVLDVSQMWRETVEEVAKEYPEVSLSHMYVDNAAMQLIRDPKQFDVILTGNIFGDILSDEASMLSGSIGLLPSASVGAKIGVYEPIHGSAPDIAGQGIANPIATIASASMMLRFALGENEAADRIDAAIKHALKDGYRTRDLANYDAKELCSTSEMGDIIANYAAKE, encoded by the coding sequence ATGAAAACCTATAACATTGCCCTGATCAAAGGGGACGGGATCGGTCCCGAGATCATCGACGAAGCGGTCAAGGTGCTCGATGCCGTTGCCGCCCGGTTCGATTTCTCCATGCGTTATGAAGAGGTCCTGATGGGCGGAAGCGCCTACGACGTGACCGGCGATCCGCTGCCCCAGGAGACGATCAATGTCTCCTTGAATGCCGACGCGGTCCTTTTCGGCGCCATCGGCGGTGAAAAGTGGGACAACCTGCCGCGCGAAAAGCGCCCGGAGAGCGGCCTGCTGCGTTTCCGCAAAGAGCTCGGCGTTTTCGCCAACCTGCGCCCGGCCGTCGTCTACGACGAACTGGTCAACGCCAGCTCCCTCAAGCCCGAAGTCGTCAAAGGCGTCGACCTGATGGTCGTGCGTGAACTGATCGGCGGTATCTATTTCGGCGAACCCAAAGGTTGGGAAGGGGACAAGGCCTACAACACGATGGTCTATACGAAGCCGGAGGTTGTGCGCATCGCCCACACGGCGTTCAAGATTGCGATGGAACGCGGCAAAAAGGTCTGCTCCGTCGACAAGGCGAACGTCCTCGACGTCTCCCAGATGTGGCGCGAGACCGTCGAAGAGGTCGCCAAAGAGTACCCGGAAGTCTCCCTGTCGCACATGTACGTCGATAATGCCGCGATGCAGCTGATCCGCGACCCGAAACAATTCGACGTCATCCTGACGGGGAACATTTTCGGCGACATCCTCAGCGACGAGGCGAGCATGCTCTCGGGCTCTATCGGGCTGCTCCCCTCCGCCTCTGTCGGCGCGAAGATCGGCGTCTATGAGCCGATCCACGGTTCGGCACCGGACATCGCGGGGCAGGGGATCGCCAACCCGATCGCGACGATCGCCAGCGCGTCGATGATGCTCCGATTCGCCCTGGGCGAAAACGAGGCGGCGGACCGTATCGACGCGGCTATCAAGCATGCCCTCAAAGACGGCTACCGTACGCGCGACCTCGCCAACTACGATGCCAAAGAGCTCTGCTCCACCAGTGAAATGGGTGACATCATCGCCAACTACGCGGCCAAAGAATGA
- the purU gene encoding formyltetrahydrofolate deformylase — protein sequence MKEYRVLIDCRDEKGLVYKVSSIFFKYDLNILSNSEFVDSETNLFFMRSVVSGFIDGNDLEKELRAVLPEKANLRIVSPEKKNIVLMVTKESHALGDLLIRYEAGELDANILGVVSNYDLLEPLIEKFGIPFYTVSHEGLSRDDHEQKVLECLAAFGEIDYIVLAKYMRILTPNFVEVYANKILNIHHSFLPAFIGANPYKQAYERGVKIIGATAHFVNNDLDEGPIISQDVKHVDHAHNWQEMQRLGRDIEKIVLSRAVRLALEDRIFVYGNRTVIF from the coding sequence ATGAAAGAGTACCGGGTACTGATCGATTGTCGTGACGAAAAAGGGCTCGTCTATAAAGTTTCGAGCATCTTTTTCAAGTACGACCTGAACATCCTCTCCAACAGCGAGTTTGTCGACAGCGAAACGAACCTCTTCTTTATGCGCAGCGTCGTCAGCGGTTTCATCGACGGCAACGACCTGGAGAAGGAGCTGCGCGCCGTGCTGCCGGAAAAGGCGAACCTGCGTATCGTTTCCCCGGAGAAGAAGAACATTGTTTTGATGGTCACAAAGGAGTCCCACGCCCTGGGGGACCTGCTGATCCGCTACGAGGCCGGCGAACTCGACGCCAATATCCTCGGGGTCGTTTCCAACTACGATCTGCTCGAACCGCTGATCGAAAAATTTGGCATCCCTTTCTATACGGTGTCGCACGAGGGGCTCAGCCGTGACGATCACGAACAGAAGGTGCTCGAGTGCCTGGCCGCTTTCGGCGAGATCGACTATATCGTCCTGGCGAAGTACATGCGTATCCTCACGCCGAACTTCGTCGAGGTCTACGCCAACAAGATCCTTAACATCCACCACTCTTTCCTGCCGGCGTTTATCGGGGCGAACCCCTACAAACAGGCGTATGAGCGCGGGGTGAAGATCATCGGGGCGACGGCGCACTTCGTCAACAACGACCTCGACGAAGGGCCGATCATCTCCCAGGACGTCAAGCATGTCGACCATGCCCACAACTGGCAGGAGATGCAGCGTCTCGGACGCGATATCGAGAAGATCGTCCTTTCCCGGGCCGTACGCCTGGCCCTCGAGGACCGTATCTTCGTCTACGGGAACCGGACCGTTATTTTTTAA
- a CDS encoding tRNA (cytidine(34)-2'-O)-methyltransferase, with protein sequence MFNIVLVHPQIPNNTGAIGRLCVNTGATLHLIEPLGFDISEKAVRRAGLDYWHKIDLHVWESLEAFTAAHPDAARYHLATTKTEQPYFEHTFREGDYLFFGSETAGIPAELLNAHPEACMTIPMTREGRSLNLAISCGIILYKAIEQNFETYKEMM encoded by the coding sequence ATGTTTAACATCGTTCTTGTCCATCCGCAGATCCCCAACAACACCGGCGCCATCGGGCGCCTCTGCGTCAACACGGGTGCCACGCTGCACCTGATCGAGCCGCTGGGATTCGATATCAGCGAAAAGGCGGTCCGGCGGGCGGGGCTGGATTACTGGCACAAGATCGACCTGCATGTCTGGGAGAGCCTGGAGGCGTTTACCGCAGCGCACCCCGATGCCGCGCGGTACCACCTGGCGACGACCAAGACGGAGCAGCCCTATTTCGAGCATACCTTCCGGGAAGGGGACTACCTCTTTTTCGGCAGCGAGACCGCCGGGATCCCCGCCGAGCTTCTCAACGCGCATCCGGAAGCCTGCATGACAATCCCCATGACGCGGGAGGGGCGCAGCCTCAACCTGGCGATCAGCTGTGGGATTATCCTCTATAAGGCGATTGAACAGAACTTTGAGACCTATAAGGAGATGATGTGA
- a CDS encoding LexA family transcriptional regulator, giving the protein MKEFADIVEEIKDIVSGELPGKKVFDKDVASLLGISQMNFATLKKRNKIPYEELLNFCAKRSIAINWLLFGQSPESLIEPTNKFYMVRYFSEISASAGGGADVFDEGSEPMMLSGNFVQTLGGEQELRFIEAINVSGDSMEPTFSYGDIIFVNRSKKDIGRGGIFTINTEGGLFIKRLHKRIDGKIDIISDNKEYPVQTAAPDAIEIIGRVVGRFGQVD; this is encoded by the coding sequence ATGAAAGAGTTTGCCGACATCGTCGAGGAGATCAAAGATATCGTTTCCGGCGAGCTTCCTGGGAAAAAAGTGTTCGACAAGGATGTCGCCTCCCTGCTCGGGATCTCGCAAATGAACTTTGCCACCCTGAAAAAACGCAACAAGATCCCCTATGAGGAGCTGCTGAACTTCTGCGCCAAACGCTCCATCGCGATCAACTGGCTGCTCTTCGGCCAGTCGCCCGAAAGCCTGATCGAACCGACCAACAAGTTCTATATGGTCCGCTATTTCAGCGAGATCAGCGCCTCGGCCGGCGGCGGGGCGGACGTGTTCGACGAGGGCTCCGAACCGATGATGCTGAGCGGGAATTTCGTGCAGACCCTCGGCGGGGAGCAGGAGCTTCGCTTCATCGAGGCGATCAATGTCAGCGGGGATTCGATGGAACCGACCTTCAGCTACGGCGACATCATCTTTGTCAACCGCAGCAAAAAGGATATCGGCCGGGGCGGGATTTTTACCATCAATACCGAAGGCGGCCTTTTCATCAAACGCCTCCACAAGCGAATAGATGGTAAAATCGACATTATTTCTGACAATAAAGAGTACCCCGTCCAGACCGCCGCTCCCGATGCCATCGAGATCATCGGACGCGTTGTCGGGCGGTTCGGTCAGGTCGATTAA
- a CDS encoding SH3 domain-containing protein → MFSHPRPLTALAAALLALSLGGCTPKMLRDTAAETPLPPLAGVEDLQRFPQTIDPYLIRLQERNATLPVQQGYESTYYKVWDDAYTPEALEEVKWPFDVYRPENAYGQNLQPLSQAWFYAMLREANWQAYGSTAGRAVALRRLDLRNFPTEKPLFRDPSVAGEGFPFDYLQNSTVFAGEPLYISHYSRSGAWAYVMTSYATGWVPVDRIAPVGRAEREVLRAQPLLGLLEDRMPIHSLRGRYMFEGYVGMVLPLQQKSAAQWRVDPAGHAGTAEIRREAAAPLPLTFTRENMRRVIAPMMQTKYGWGGLYGERDCSSTLRDIFAPFGLWLPRNSYKQSRLGKVISFEGLDDAAKLAKIAAEGRPFETLLYLKGHILLYLGVYDGEPAVLHTVWGVKTVDDEGNFGRHIIGKTVISSLRLGHELEGYSDEYSLLHKVESMNFVFEEEEE, encoded by the coding sequence ATGTTTTCCCACCCACGCCCTTTGACCGCCCTGGCGGCAGCCCTCCTGGCCCTGTCGCTGGGCGGCTGTACCCCCAAAATGCTCCGGGACACGGCGGCCGAAACGCCGCTTCCCCCTCTCGCCGGCGTCGAGGACCTTCAGCGTTTCCCCCAGACGATCGATCCCTACCTTATCCGGCTGCAGGAGCGCAACGCAACGCTGCCGGTACAACAAGGGTACGAAAGCACCTATTACAAGGTGTGGGACGACGCGTATACGCCCGAAGCGCTCGAAGAGGTCAAGTGGCCCTTTGATGTCTACCGTCCCGAAAACGCCTACGGACAGAACCTCCAGCCCCTCTCGCAGGCATGGTTCTATGCGATGCTGCGCGAAGCGAACTGGCAGGCGTACGGCAGCACTGCCGGCCGTGCCGTGGCGCTGCGCCGCCTGGATCTGCGCAACTTCCCGACGGAGAAGCCCCTGTTTCGCGACCCCTCGGTGGCCGGGGAGGGGTTCCCCTTTGATTACCTGCAGAACAGTACCGTTTTCGCTGGCGAACCGCTCTATATTTCGCACTACTCCCGAAGCGGGGCATGGGCCTACGTCATGACCTCCTACGCGACGGGCTGGGTCCCCGTCGACCGCATTGCCCCCGTCGGCAGAGCGGAGCGGGAGGTCCTGCGGGCACAGCCTCTGCTGGGGCTGCTCGAAGACCGCATGCCGATCCACTCCCTGCGGGGACGCTATATGTTCGAAGGGTATGTGGGCATGGTCCTGCCGCTGCAGCAAAAAAGCGCGGCGCAGTGGCGCGTCGACCCGGCGGGCCACGCCGGGACCGCAGAGATCCGGCGGGAAGCAGCGGCGCCGCTCCCGCTCACCTTCACCCGCGAAAACATGCGCCGGGTCATTGCGCCGATGATGCAGACAAAATACGGCTGGGGCGGGCTGTACGGCGAGCGGGACTGCTCCTCGACGCTGCGGGACATCTTCGCCCCCTTCGGCCTCTGGTTGCCGCGAAACTCCTACAAGCAGTCCAGGCTCGGGAAGGTTATCTCGTTCGAAGGCCTTGACGACGCCGCGAAACTCGCCAAGATCGCTGCGGAGGGGAGACCCTTCGAGACGCTGCTCTACCTCAAAGGGCACATCCTGCTCTACCTGGGCGTCTACGACGGCGAGCCTGCGGTCCTTCACACGGTCTGGGGCGTCAAAACCGTTGACGACGAGGGGAACTTCGGCCGCCACATTATCGGCAAGACCGTCATCTCATCCCTGCGCCTGGGTCACGAACTGGAAGGGTACAGCGACGAATACTCTCTGCTGCATAAAGTGGAAAGTATGAATTTCGTTTTTGAAGAGGAAGAGGAGTAG
- a CDS encoding tetrahydrodipicolinate N-succinyltransferase N-terminal domain-containing protein, translating into MEMIETADAFKAKVADIQNGEGYKAPVAFGICRVDFGQLNTDKILQATYPVVNWDENFGSAAIFMEALKESGCPVDISGDEAICNVTLPFLESCLNAFTPYADEAYGDAHKNIQVISALYNQIKESGMRDGEFRVVFIFNDAPCQSVEATYLKLYAMSLGKVALRSINLNGAFGALPNVAWSDGQPIELDWLRENEIELKFSGQYPHIDFVDKFPRFLQHIIPADNTRILETSKVRFGAQLHAGTTVMPGASYINFNAGTTGVSMVEGRISSSAVVGDGSDVGGGASILGVLSGTDGNPISIGKNCLLGANSVCGIPLGDACIIDAGIAILEGTKFLIEYEELEKIKAANPGVELEGDWFKGKELAGLNGIHYRQDSFTGEMIALRSRREVKLNADLH; encoded by the coding sequence ATGGAAATGATTGAAACTGCAGACGCATTCAAGGCCAAAGTGGCTGACATTCAAAACGGCGAAGGGTACAAGGCACCGGTCGCCTTCGGTATCTGCCGGGTCGATTTCGGACAACTGAACACCGACAAGATCCTGCAGGCGACCTACCCGGTCGTCAACTGGGACGAGAACTTCGGCAGCGCGGCGATCTTCATGGAGGCGCTCAAAGAGAGCGGCTGCCCGGTGGATATCAGCGGCGACGAAGCGATCTGCAACGTCACCCTGCCTTTCCTCGAGAGCTGTCTCAACGCCTTCACGCCTTATGCGGACGAGGCCTACGGCGATGCCCACAAGAACATCCAGGTGATCTCTGCGCTGTACAACCAGATCAAAGAGAGCGGCATGCGCGACGGCGAGTTCCGCGTTGTCTTCATTTTCAATGATGCGCCGTGCCAGAGCGTCGAGGCAACCTACCTGAAGCTCTACGCGATGTCCCTGGGCAAGGTTGCCCTGCGCAGCATCAACCTGAACGGCGCGTTCGGCGCCCTGCCGAACGTCGCCTGGAGCGACGGCCAGCCGATCGAACTCGACTGGCTCCGCGAAAACGAGATCGAGCTCAAGTTCTCCGGCCAGTACCCGCACATCGACTTCGTCGACAAATTCCCGCGCTTCCTGCAGCACATCATCCCGGCGGACAATACCCGTATCCTTGAAACGTCCAAAGTCCGCTTCGGTGCCCAGCTGCATGCCGGTACGACCGTTATGCCGGGGGCAAGCTACATCAACTTCAATGCCGGTACGACGGGCGTGAGCATGGTCGAGGGGCGCATCTCCAGCTCCGCGGTCGTCGGCGACGGTTCCGATGTGGGCGGCGGCGCTTCCATCCTCGGTGTCCTCAGCGGCACCGACGGCAACCCGATTTCCATCGGCAAGAACTGCCTCCTCGGCGCCAACTCCGTCTGCGGCATCCCGCTGGGAGACGCCTGTATCATCGATGCGGGTATCGCGATCCTCGAAGGGACGAAGTTCCTTATCGAATACGAAGAGCTCGAGAAGATCAAAGCCGCCAATCCGGGCGTCGAGCTCGAAGGCGACTGGTTCAAAGGGAAAGAGCTTGCCGGTCTCAACGGCATCCACTACCGCCAGGACTCCTTTACCGGCGAGATGATCGCCCTGCGCTCCCGCCGCGAGGTCAAGCTCAACGCCGACCTTCACTAG
- a CDS encoding ankyrin repeat domain-containing protein: protein MSNWSTLLQSDDYLGVKKSLKEGADVNEKSEHGESVIAQALRLRCSDELLELLVGAGADLFDADDEGVSVFDVAITYNNPAMVRKIIAEGVDVNETRRASGFTPLMAAVCYNRKEIVELLMANGADTAITDKLGLTGADYARKTHRKQMLGLLGEEGAE, encoded by the coding sequence ATGAGCAACTGGTCGACGTTACTGCAGTCGGATGACTATCTCGGTGTCAAGAAGAGCCTCAAAGAGGGCGCCGACGTCAATGAAAAAAGCGAGCACGGGGAGTCGGTGATCGCCCAGGCGCTGCGCCTGCGCTGCAGCGATGAGCTGCTGGAACTACTGGTCGGGGCGGGCGCGGACCTCTTTGATGCCGATGATGAGGGTGTGAGCGTTTTTGATGTCGCGATCACCTATAACAACCCGGCAATGGTGCGCAAGATCATCGCTGAAGGGGTCGACGTCAACGAGACCCGCCGGGCCAGCGGCTTTACCCCGCTGATGGCCGCCGTCTGCTATAACCGCAAAGAGATCGTCGAGCTTCTCATGGCGAACGGAGCGGATACCGCCATAACGGACAAGCTGGGGCTGACCGGCGCCGATTACGCCCGCAAAACCCATCGCAAACAGATGCTCGGCCTGTTGGGGGAAGAGGGGGCAGAGTGA
- the htpX gene encoding zinc metalloprotease HtpX, whose product MEQIKTVFLLSSLAVLFVMLGGYFGGMNGALIGLLLAGGMNFYAYFYSDKMLLRHYHAEPVTPEQNPRLYRIISSLAHKADLPVPAMYIIREQTPNAFATGRDPAHAAVAITEGLLQMLDDEEVEAVMAHELSHVKHRDMLIATVAASIAGAIAMIANMMQFGAMFGNNRGRNPIVMIALALLLPLAASVIQMTISRSREFMADAGSARITGHPEWLQRALRKLETYNTRGSVQGATPENAHLFIVSPFGGKRLSFGELFRTHPTTEQRIARLELLKTGNSPKPFERHYR is encoded by the coding sequence ATGGAACAGATCAAAACCGTCTTTCTTCTCTCCTCGCTGGCGGTGCTGTTCGTGATGCTCGGCGGCTATTTCGGCGGCATGAACGGGGCGCTGATCGGCCTGCTGCTTGCCGGCGGGATGAATTTCTACGCCTATTTTTATTCGGACAAGATGCTGCTGCGGCACTACCACGCCGAACCGGTCACGCCGGAGCAGAACCCTCGCCTCTACCGCATCATCAGCTCCCTCGCGCACAAGGCGGACCTTCCGGTCCCGGCGATGTATATCATCCGCGAGCAGACCCCGAATGCCTTTGCCACGGGGCGCGATCCGGCACACGCCGCCGTCGCGATTACCGAGGGATTGCTGCAGATGCTTGACGATGAGGAGGTCGAAGCCGTTATGGCCCATGAGCTCTCCCACGTCAAACACCGGGATATGCTCATTGCCACGGTGGCCGCCTCCATTGCCGGTGCCATTGCGATGATCGCCAATATGATGCAGTTCGGGGCGATGTTCGGCAACAACCGCGGGCGCAACCCCATCGTCATGATCGCATTGGCGCTACTGCTGCCCCTGGCGGCCAGCGTCATCCAGATGACCATAAGCCGCTCCCGGGAGTTTATGGCCGATGCCGGCTCCGCGCGGATCACGGGGCACCCCGAGTGGCTGCAGCGGGCCTTGCGCAAACTGGAGACCTACAACACCCGCGGCAGCGTACAGGGCGCGACCCCGGAGAACGCCCACCTCTTTATCGTCTCACCCTTCGGCGGCAAACGGCTCTCTTTCGGGGAGCTATTCCGCACCCACCCGACGACGGAGCAGCGCATCGCCCGCCTTGAACTCCTCAAAACGGGGAACAGTCCGAAACCTTTCGAGCGCCACTACCGCTAA
- a CDS encoding DUF6394 family protein, with product MNLSNVISGFFIILALTTNFGFFYGDPTVIDEHSRYELFAAIIFNLIATVYKLGDKTQIGAVLLATSLVADIQLISSASVWAFGEYVVGMNTEVVVAIISLSGGAMIANIVSVILFTAETIKSKR from the coding sequence ATGAACCTGTCCAACGTTATCTCCGGCTTCTTCATTATCCTCGCACTGACGACGAACTTCGGTTTCTTTTACGGTGATCCGACGGTCATTGACGAGCACAGCCGGTATGAGCTTTTCGCGGCGATTATCTTCAACCTGATCGCGACCGTCTACAAACTGGGGGACAAGACGCAGATCGGCGCCGTATTGCTGGCGACGAGCCTGGTGGCCGATATCCAGCTCATCAGCTCCGCGTCGGTCTGGGCCTTCGGCGAATACGTCGTCGGCATGAACACGGAGGTGGTCGTCGCGATCATCTCGCTCTCGGGCGGGGCCATGATCGCCAATATCGTTTCCGTCATCCTCTTCACAGCGGAAACCATCAAATCGAAGCGCTGA
- a CDS encoding potassium channel family protein, translating into MDNTALFLIIRRLRVPMFVLITTFGISILGMVLIPGVDEQGRPYHLTFFDAFYFVTYTASTIGFGETPYSFTYPQRLWVSFSIYLSVIGWFYAIGAIVALMQDKVLASQIDLSKFKGKIHGIREPFIIFVGYNLLAKSIIRKLSDEGIQSVVIENDAMRIDEMVLANYTLEIPALHGDINDPDVLRMAGVNKPLCQAVVSLSSDDAMNLHTAMAAKLLNPHVKVIVEATYEEYAENLNTIGIEIVENPFKIVAKRLYMGLRAPSLLMLEQWIYGEPLQLHPRDMIPTEGKYIVCGYGRMGKALRIALKRAGIEYVFIETNPKKVRQMRKDDVHIMVGEGQDKKLLLDAGVKEASCIIAGMNDDFINLSIVMAAKKLNPNIFTVARQNNIHDDSVFKAADIDRVTIVKNLLINQTYIAIARPLSERFLQLIKNKGAEWGDGLIITLKQIIGDNPDKLETVVDEEHAYALCRHLEKGETAELEILLRSRKDHRYCNRAVALYLRRGDEDFLLPDPGMPLQIGDQLLFAGDRESFEDIAYSMENLYELQYVLEGKSCATSVSCRLHTGR; encoded by the coding sequence GTGGACAATACCGCGCTTTTCCTGATCATCCGGCGCCTGCGGGTGCCGATGTTCGTGCTGATCACGACCTTTGGCATCTCCATCCTGGGCATGGTGCTTATCCCCGGCGTGGACGAGCAGGGACGGCCCTACCATCTGACTTTCTTTGACGCCTTCTATTTTGTCACCTATACCGCGTCGACGATCGGTTTCGGGGAGACGCCCTACAGCTTTACCTACCCGCAGCGTCTCTGGGTCTCTTTTTCCATCTACCTCTCCGTCATCGGGTGGTTCTACGCCATCGGCGCCATCGTTGCCCTGATGCAGGACAAGGTGCTCGCATCCCAGATCGACCTCTCGAAGTTCAAAGGCAAAATCCACGGCATCCGCGAACCTTTCATCATCTTCGTCGGCTACAACCTCCTGGCCAAAAGCATTATCCGCAAACTGAGCGACGAAGGGATCCAGTCCGTCGTTATCGAGAACGACGCGATGCGCATCGACGAAATGGTCCTGGCGAACTACACGCTGGAGATCCCGGCGCTGCACGGCGACATCAACGACCCGGACGTGCTACGCATGGCCGGTGTCAACAAGCCCCTGTGCCAGGCGGTTGTCTCCCTCTCCAGCGACGATGCGATGAACCTGCATACGGCCATGGCGGCCAAACTGCTCAATCCCCACGTGAAGGTGATCGTCGAGGCGACCTACGAGGAGTATGCGGAGAACCTCAATACCATCGGGATCGAGATCGTCGAAAACCCTTTCAAAATCGTGGCCAAGCGGCTGTACATGGGGCTGCGCGCCCCCTCGCTGCTGATGCTGGAGCAGTGGATCTACGGCGAACCGCTGCAGCTGCACCCCCGTGACATGATCCCCACCGAGGGCAAATACATTGTCTGCGGCTACGGCCGGATGGGCAAGGCGCTGCGCATCGCGCTCAAGCGTGCCGGCATCGAGTACGTCTTTATCGAAACGAACCCAAAAAAGGTGCGCCAGATGCGCAAGGACGATGTCCACATCATGGTGGGGGAGGGGCAGGACAAAAAACTCCTGCTCGATGCCGGGGTCAAAGAGGCCTCCTGCATCATCGCCGGCATGAACGACGACTTTATCAACCTGAGCATCGTGATGGCGGCGAAGAAACTGAACCCCAACATCTTTACGGTTGCCCGTCAGAACAACATCCACGACGACAGCGTCTTCAAAGCCGCAGACATCGACCGGGTGACGATCGTCAAGAACCTGCTGATCAATCAGACCTATATCGCCATCGCGCGGCCGCTCAGCGAACGGTTCCTGCAGCTGATCAAGAACAAGGGGGCGGAGTGGGGCGACGGCCTCATCATCACCCTCAAACAGATCATCGGCGACAATCCCGACAAGCTGGAGACCGTCGTCGACGAAGAGCATGCATACGCGCTCTGCCGCCACCTGGAAAAAGGGGAAACGGCGGAGCTGGAGATCCTGCTCCGCAGCCGTAAAGATCACCGCTACTGCAACCGCGCCGTTGCGCTCTACCTGCGGCGCGGCGATGAGGATTTTCTGCTTCCGGACCCGGGGATGCCACTTCAAATCGGCGACCAGCTGCTGTTTGCCGGGGACAGGGAGTCATTCGAGGATATCGCCTACAGCATGGAGAATCTCTATGAGCTGCAGTATGTTCTCGAGGGTAAAAGCTGTGCCACCTCCGTCAGCTGCCGCCTGCATACGGGACGCTGA
- a CDS encoding metallophosphoesterase, translating into MIRFLLFGFVFTAVMGALNLYAYRRFLRRLHFGTPGAWRAAALFLFIVEVFFVFQTLTHLLPDSPLLYYLLSSSVGVTFILFFVALVYDLMHTAAERIPFQPERRRFIKIGFDLTMIIAAVSYLLDGLIGGLRRPMLRFEQIALGETDAEPFRIVQLSDMHIGLDIRREFVESCVTRTNALRPDMVVITGDLVDRKIEHVAAELEPLKALQSRFGTFFITGNHEYFHGVEAIVAHLRDALGITVLDNESVKIAERFNLVGVNDLISKRMGVMPYDVEAAFAECDPALKTIVLSHQPKSTRVMQHKAYDLMLSGHTHGGQIFPFGLLVMIDQPYLAGRYRVDADKQIYVSRGTGYWGPPLRVLAPSEISVIDIV; encoded by the coding sequence ATGATACGCTTTTTGCTTTTCGGCTTCGTGTTCACCGCCGTCATGGGCGCGCTGAACCTCTACGCCTACCGCCGTTTCTTGCGACGACTTCACTTCGGAACGCCCGGGGCGTGGAGGGCCGCCGCGCTTTTCCTCTTCATCGTCGAGGTCTTTTTCGTTTTTCAGACCCTGACCCACCTCCTGCCCGATTCGCCGCTGCTCTATTACCTGCTCAGCAGCAGCGTCGGCGTTACCTTCATCCTCTTCTTCGTCGCCCTCGTCTATGACCTGATGCATACGGCCGCGGAGCGCATCCCTTTTCAGCCCGAACGCCGCCGCTTCATCAAGATCGGCTTTGATCTCACGATGATCATCGCCGCCGTCAGTTACCTTCTTGATGGGCTGATCGGCGGTCTGCGCCGCCCGATGCTCCGTTTTGAACAGATCGCACTGGGCGAAACGGATGCGGAGCCCTTCCGTATCGTCCAACTCAGCGATATGCACATCGGCCTGGACATCCGCAGGGAGTTCGTTGAATCGTGCGTGACGCGCACCAATGCACTGCGCCCCGACATGGTCGTCATCACCGGCGACCTTGTCGACAGGAAGATCGAACACGTTGCCGCGGAACTCGAACCCCTCAAAGCGCTGCAGTCCCGCTTCGGGACCTTCTTCATTACCGGGAATCACGAATATTTCCACGGCGTGGAGGCCATTGTGGCGCACCTGCGCGATGCACTGGGTATTACCGTGCTTGACAATGAGAGCGTGAAGATCGCCGAGCGGTTCAACCTCGTCGGCGTCAACGACCTGATCTCCAAACGGATGGGGGTAATGCCCTACGACGTCGAAGCCGCTTTTGCGGAGTGTGACCCCGCCTTGAAAACGATCGTCCTCTCCCATCAGCCCAAAAGTACGCGGGTCATGCAGCACAAGGCGTACGACCTGATGCTTAGCGGCCACACCCACGGCGGGCAGATTTTCCCCTTCGGCCTGCTGGTGATGATCGACCAGCCCTACCTCGCGGGGCGCTACCGCGTCGATGCGGACAAACAGATCTATGTCAGCCGGGGCACGGGCTACTGGGGACCCCCGCTGCGGGTGCTCGCCCCCAGTGAGATCAGCGTGATCGATATCGTCTGA